In Peromyscus maniculatus bairdii isolate BWxNUB_F1_BW_parent chromosome 9, HU_Pman_BW_mat_3.1, whole genome shotgun sequence, one genomic interval encodes:
- the Pck2 gene encoding phosphoenolpyruvate carboxykinase [GTP], mitochondrial isoform X1 gives MAAMYLPSLRLSWHGLRPWCWSPCRNIQTLRVLSGDLGQLPAGVRDFVERSARLCQPEGIHICDGTEAENTATLALLEQQGLIRKLPKYKNCWLARTDPKDVARVESKTVIVTPSQRDTVPLLAGGARGQLGNWMSPDEFQRAVDERFPGCMQGRTMYVLPFSMGPVGSPLSRIGVQLTDSAYVVASMRIMTRLGTPVLQALGDGDFIKCLHSVGQPLTGHGDPGSQWPCNPDKTLIGHVPDQREIVSFGSGYGGNSLLGKKCFALRIASRLARDEGWLAEHMLILGITNPAGKKRYVAAAFPSACGKTNLAMMQPALPGWKVECVGDDIAWMRFDSEGQLRAINPENGFFGVAPGTSATTNPNAMATIQSNTLFTNVAETSDGGVYWEGIDQPLPPGVTVTSWLGKPWKPGDTEPCAHPNSRFCVPARQCPIMDPAWEAPEGVPIDAIIFGGRRPKGVPLVYEAFSWRHGVFVGSSMRSESTAAAEHKGKIIMHDPFAMRPFFGYNFGHYLQHWLSMEGHRGARLPRIFHVNWFRRDEAGHFLWPGFGENARVLDWICRRLEGEDSAQETPIGLVPKEGALDLSGLKAIDTIQLFSIPKDFWEQEVRDVRSYLTEQVNQDLPKEVLAELEALEGRVRRM, from the exons ATGGCAGCTATGTACCTCCCCAGCCTGCG GCTTAGCTGGCATGGGCTGAGGCCCTGGTGCTGGTCACCATGCCGTAACATCCAGACCCTGCGTGTGCTCAGTGGAGATCTGGGCCAGCTGCCAGCTGGAGTTCGGGACTTTGTGGAGCGCAGTGCCCGTCTGTGCCAACCAGAGGGCATCCACATCTGTGATGGCACTGAGGCTGAGAACACTGCCACCCTGGCCCTGCTGGAACAGCAGGGTCTCATCCGGAAGCTCCCCAAGTATAAGAACTG ctGGCTGGCTCGCACAGATCCCAAGGATGTGGCACGGGTAGAGAGCAAGACGGTGATTGTCACTCCTTCGCAGCGGGACACAGTGCCCCTCCTGGCTGGTGGGGCCCGTGGGCAGCTGGGCAACTGGATGTCGCCGGATGAGTTCCAGCGAGCTGTGGACGAGAGATTCCCAGGATGCATGCAGG GCCGTACCATGTATGTGCTTCCATTCAGCATGGGTCCTGTGGGCTCCCCACTGTCCCGCATTGGAGTGCAGCTCACTGACTCAGCTTATGTGGTGGCAAGCATGCGTATTATGACCCGCCTGGGAACACCTGTACTTCAGGCCCTGGGAGATGGTGACTTCATCAAGTGTCTGCATTCAGTGGGTCAGCCCCTGACTGGGCATG GGGATCCTGGGAGCCAGTGGCCATGCAATCCGGACAAAACCCTGATTGGCCACGTGCCAGACCAGCGGGAGATCGTCTCCTTCGGCAGCGGCTATGGTGGTAACTCCTTGCTGGGCAAGAAGTGCTTTGCCCTGCGCATCGCCTCTCGCCTGGCCAGGGATGAGGGCTGGCTGGCAGAGCACATGCTG ATTTTGGGGATCACCAACCCCGCAGGGAAAAAGCGCTATGTGGCGGCTGCTTTCCCCAGTGCCTGTGGCAAAACCAATCTGGCTATGATGCAGCCTGCCTTGCCAGGCTGGAAAGTCGAGTGTGTGGGGGACGACATTGCCTGGATGAGGTTTGACAGTGAAG GTCAGCTCCGGGCCATCAACCCTGAGAACGGCTTCTTTGGGGTGGCCCCCGGCACCTCTGCTACCACCAATCCCAATGCCATGGCCACAATCCAGAGTAACACTCTTTTCACCAATGTGGCCGAGACCAGCGATGGCGGTGTGTACTGGGAAGGCATTGACCAGCCTCTTCCACCTGGGGTCACCGTAACCTCCTGGCTGGGGAAGCCCTGGAAACCTG GTGACACAGAACCCTGTGCACATCCGAATTCACGCTTTTGCGTCCCGGCTCGCCAGTGTCCCATCATGGACCCAGCCTGGGAAGCACCAGAGGGTGTCCCTATTGATGCCATCATCTTTGGAGGCCGCAGACCCAAAG GGGTACCGCTGGTGTACGAGGCCTTCAGCTGGCGTCACGGGGTGTTTGTAGGCAGCTCCATGCGCTCTGAGTCCACGGCAGCTGCCGAACACAAAG GAAAGATCATTATGCACGATCCCTTTGCCATGCGGCCTTTTTTCGGCTATAACTTTGGACACTACCTCCAACACTGGCTGAGCATGGAGGGACACAGAGGAGCCCGGCTGCCTCGTATCTTCCATGTCAACTGGTTCCGGCGAGATGAGGCAGGCCACTTCCTGTGGCCAGGTTTTGGGGAGAATGCTCGTGTGCTAGACTGGATCTGCAGGCGGTTAGAAGGAGAAGACAGTGCCCAGGAGACTCCCATTGGGCTAGTACCAAAGGAAGGAGCCCTGGATCTCAGTGGCCTCAAAGCAATAGACACCATTCAGCTGTTCTCCATCCCCAAGgacttctgggaacaggaggTTCGTGATGTTAGGAGCTACCTGACAGAGCAGGTCAACCAGGATCTGCCCAAGGAGGTGTTGGCTGAGCTTGAGGCCCTGGAGGGGCGTGTGCGAAGAATGTGA
- the Pck2 gene encoding phosphoenolpyruvate carboxykinase [GTP], mitochondrial isoform X2 yields MSPDEFQRAVDERFPGCMQGRTMYVLPFSMGPVGSPLSRIGVQLTDSAYVVASMRIMTRLGTPVLQALGDGDFIKCLHSVGQPLTGHGDPGSQWPCNPDKTLIGHVPDQREIVSFGSGYGGNSLLGKKCFALRIASRLARDEGWLAEHMLILGITNPAGKKRYVAAAFPSACGKTNLAMMQPALPGWKVECVGDDIAWMRFDSEGQLRAINPENGFFGVAPGTSATTNPNAMATIQSNTLFTNVAETSDGGVYWEGIDQPLPPGVTVTSWLGKPWKPGDTEPCAHPNSRFCVPARQCPIMDPAWEAPEGVPIDAIIFGGRRPKGVPLVYEAFSWRHGVFVGSSMRSESTAAAEHKGKIIMHDPFAMRPFFGYNFGHYLQHWLSMEGHRGARLPRIFHVNWFRRDEAGHFLWPGFGENARVLDWICRRLEGEDSAQETPIGLVPKEGALDLSGLKAIDTIQLFSIPKDFWEQEVRDVRSYLTEQVNQDLPKEVLAELEALEGRVRRM; encoded by the exons ATGTCGCCGGATGAGTTCCAGCGAGCTGTGGACGAGAGATTCCCAGGATGCATGCAGG GCCGTACCATGTATGTGCTTCCATTCAGCATGGGTCCTGTGGGCTCCCCACTGTCCCGCATTGGAGTGCAGCTCACTGACTCAGCTTATGTGGTGGCAAGCATGCGTATTATGACCCGCCTGGGAACACCTGTACTTCAGGCCCTGGGAGATGGTGACTTCATCAAGTGTCTGCATTCAGTGGGTCAGCCCCTGACTGGGCATG GGGATCCTGGGAGCCAGTGGCCATGCAATCCGGACAAAACCCTGATTGGCCACGTGCCAGACCAGCGGGAGATCGTCTCCTTCGGCAGCGGCTATGGTGGTAACTCCTTGCTGGGCAAGAAGTGCTTTGCCCTGCGCATCGCCTCTCGCCTGGCCAGGGATGAGGGCTGGCTGGCAGAGCACATGCTG ATTTTGGGGATCACCAACCCCGCAGGGAAAAAGCGCTATGTGGCGGCTGCTTTCCCCAGTGCCTGTGGCAAAACCAATCTGGCTATGATGCAGCCTGCCTTGCCAGGCTGGAAAGTCGAGTGTGTGGGGGACGACATTGCCTGGATGAGGTTTGACAGTGAAG GTCAGCTCCGGGCCATCAACCCTGAGAACGGCTTCTTTGGGGTGGCCCCCGGCACCTCTGCTACCACCAATCCCAATGCCATGGCCACAATCCAGAGTAACACTCTTTTCACCAATGTGGCCGAGACCAGCGATGGCGGTGTGTACTGGGAAGGCATTGACCAGCCTCTTCCACCTGGGGTCACCGTAACCTCCTGGCTGGGGAAGCCCTGGAAACCTG GTGACACAGAACCCTGTGCACATCCGAATTCACGCTTTTGCGTCCCGGCTCGCCAGTGTCCCATCATGGACCCAGCCTGGGAAGCACCAGAGGGTGTCCCTATTGATGCCATCATCTTTGGAGGCCGCAGACCCAAAG GGGTACCGCTGGTGTACGAGGCCTTCAGCTGGCGTCACGGGGTGTTTGTAGGCAGCTCCATGCGCTCTGAGTCCACGGCAGCTGCCGAACACAAAG GAAAGATCATTATGCACGATCCCTTTGCCATGCGGCCTTTTTTCGGCTATAACTTTGGACACTACCTCCAACACTGGCTGAGCATGGAGGGACACAGAGGAGCCCGGCTGCCTCGTATCTTCCATGTCAACTGGTTCCGGCGAGATGAGGCAGGCCACTTCCTGTGGCCAGGTTTTGGGGAGAATGCTCGTGTGCTAGACTGGATCTGCAGGCGGTTAGAAGGAGAAGACAGTGCCCAGGAGACTCCCATTGGGCTAGTACCAAAGGAAGGAGCCCTGGATCTCAGTGGCCTCAAAGCAATAGACACCATTCAGCTGTTCTCCATCCCCAAGgacttctgggaacaggaggTTCGTGATGTTAGGAGCTACCTGACAGAGCAGGTCAACCAGGATCTGCCCAAGGAGGTGTTGGCTGAGCTTGAGGCCCTGGAGGGGCGTGTGCGAAGAATGTGA
- the Dcaf11 gene encoding DDB1- and CUL4-associated factor 11 isoform X1 codes for MGSRNSSSAGSGSLEPSEGLSRRAAGLRRSEEEEEEDEDVDLAQVLAYLLRRGQVRLVQGGGAANLQLIQALSDSEEEHDSAWDGRLGDRYNPPVDATPDTGELEYNEIKTQVELATGRLGLRRTARERSFPRMLHQRERGLCHRGSFSLGEQSRVMSHFLPNDLSFTDTYSQKAFCGIYSKDGQIFMSACQDQTIRLYDCRYGRFHKFKSIKARDVGWSVLDVAFTPDGNHFLYSSWSDYIHICNIYGEGDTHTALDLRPEERRFAVFSIAVSSDGREVLGGANDGCLYVFDREQNRRTLQIESHEDDVNAVAFADISSQILFSGGDDAICKVWDRRTMREDDPKPVGALAGHQDGITFIDSKGDARYLISNSKDQTIKLWDIRRFSSREGMEASRQAATQQNWDYRWQQVPKKAWKKLKLPGDSSLMTYRGHGVLHTLIRCRFSPAHSTGQQFIYSGCSTGKVVVYDLLSGHIVKKLTNHKACVRDVSWHPFEEKIVSSSWDGNLRLWQYRQAEYFQDDMPESEKCSSAPTPVPCPSVAFSSPQ; via the exons ATGGGATCGCGGAACAGCAGCAGCGCAGGATCCGGGTCCTTAGAGCCCTCCGAGGGCTTGTCCCGAAGAGCGGCTGGCCTGCGTCGGagcgaggaagaggaggaggaggatgaagatgtGGATCTGGCCCAGGTACTGGCCTATCTCCTCCGCAG AGGCCAAGTGAGGTTGGTGCAAGGAGGAGGCGCAGCAAATTTACAGCTCATCCAGGCTCTCTCGGACTCAGAGGAAGAGCATGACAGTGCCTGGGATGGTCGCCTTGGAGATAGATACAACCCTCCTG TGGATGCAACCCCTGACACTGGGGAGCTGGAATACAATGAGATCAAGACACAGGTGGAATTGGCCACAGGGCGCCTAGGACTCAGGAGGACCGCCCGGGAGCGCAGCTTTCCACGAATGTTGCACCAG AGAGAACGGGGCCTCTGCCACCGGGGAAGCTTCTCCCTTGGAGAACAGTCTCGAGTGATGTCTCA cttcctgcccaaTGATCTAAGCTTCACCGACACCTACTCTCAGAAGGCGTTCTGTGGCATCTACAGCAAAGATGGTCAGATCTTCATGTCTGCTTGTCAAG ATCAGACAATCCGACTGTATGACTGTCGGTATGGCCGCTTCCATAAATTCAAAAGCATCAAGGCCCGGGATGTGGGCTGGAGTGTCTTGGACGTGGCCTTCACTCCTGATGGGAACCACTTCCTGTACTCCAGCTGGTCTGATTACA TTCATATCTGCAATATCTATGgggaaggagacacacacactgcCCTGGATCTAAG GCCAGAAGAACGTCGCTTTGCTGTCTTCTCCATCGCTGTCTCCTCAGATGGACGAGAAGTACTAGGAGG AGCCAATGATGGCTGCCTGTATGTCTTTGACCGAGAACAAAACCGACGTACTCTTCAG ATTGAGTCTCATGAAGATGATGTGAATGCAGTGGCATTTGCTGACATAAGCTCTCAAATCCTGTTCTCTGGGGGAGACGATGCCATCTGCAAAGTGTGGGATCGACGCACCATGCGAGAGGATGATCCCAAGCCTGTGGGTGCACTGGCTGGTCACCAGGATGGCATCACCTTTATTGACAGCAAG GGTGATGCTCGGTATCTCATCTCCAACTCCAAAGACCAGACCATTAAGCTTTGGGATATTAGACGCTTTTCCAGCCGAGAAGGCATGGAAGCATCACGCCAGGCTGCCACACAGCAAAACTGGGACTATCGGTGGCAGCAGGTGCCCAAGAAAG CCTGGAAGAAGCTGAAGCTCCCGGGAGACAGCTCCTTAATGACCTACCGAGGCCACGGAGTGCTGCACACTCTCATCCGCTGCCGATTCTCCCCAGCACACAGCACTGGCCAGCAGTTCATCTACAGTGGCTGCTCCACTGGCAAAGTAGTGG TGTATGACCTCCTGAGCGGCCACATTGTGAAGAAGCTGACCAATCACAAGGCCTGTGTGCGGGATGTCAGTTGGCACCCCTTTGAAGAGAAGATTGTCAGCAGTTCG TGGGATGGGAACCTGCGTCTTTGGCAGTACCGCCAGGCTGAGTACTTCCAGGACGACATGCCAGAGTCTGAGAAATGCTCCAGCGCCCCGACTCCGGTGCCCTGCCCGTCTGTGGCCTTCTCCTCACCTCAGTAG
- the Dcaf11 gene encoding DDB1- and CUL4-associated factor 11 isoform X2, with translation MKMWIWPRGQVRLVQGGGAANLQLIQALSDSEEEHDSAWDGRLGDRYNPPVDATPDTGELEYNEIKTQVELATGRLGLRRTARERSFPRMLHQRERGLCHRGSFSLGEQSRVMSHFLPNDLSFTDTYSQKAFCGIYSKDGQIFMSACQDQTIRLYDCRYGRFHKFKSIKARDVGWSVLDVAFTPDGNHFLYSSWSDYIHICNIYGEGDTHTALDLRPEERRFAVFSIAVSSDGREVLGGANDGCLYVFDREQNRRTLQIESHEDDVNAVAFADISSQILFSGGDDAICKVWDRRTMREDDPKPVGALAGHQDGITFIDSKGDARYLISNSKDQTIKLWDIRRFSSREGMEASRQAATQQNWDYRWQQVPKKAWKKLKLPGDSSLMTYRGHGVLHTLIRCRFSPAHSTGQQFIYSGCSTGKVVVYDLLSGHIVKKLTNHKACVRDVSWHPFEEKIVSSSWDGNLRLWQYRQAEYFQDDMPESEKCSSAPTPVPCPSVAFSSPQ, from the exons atgaagatgtGGATCTGGCCCAG AGGCCAAGTGAGGTTGGTGCAAGGAGGAGGCGCAGCAAATTTACAGCTCATCCAGGCTCTCTCGGACTCAGAGGAAGAGCATGACAGTGCCTGGGATGGTCGCCTTGGAGATAGATACAACCCTCCTG TGGATGCAACCCCTGACACTGGGGAGCTGGAATACAATGAGATCAAGACACAGGTGGAATTGGCCACAGGGCGCCTAGGACTCAGGAGGACCGCCCGGGAGCGCAGCTTTCCACGAATGTTGCACCAG AGAGAACGGGGCCTCTGCCACCGGGGAAGCTTCTCCCTTGGAGAACAGTCTCGAGTGATGTCTCA cttcctgcccaaTGATCTAAGCTTCACCGACACCTACTCTCAGAAGGCGTTCTGTGGCATCTACAGCAAAGATGGTCAGATCTTCATGTCTGCTTGTCAAG ATCAGACAATCCGACTGTATGACTGTCGGTATGGCCGCTTCCATAAATTCAAAAGCATCAAGGCCCGGGATGTGGGCTGGAGTGTCTTGGACGTGGCCTTCACTCCTGATGGGAACCACTTCCTGTACTCCAGCTGGTCTGATTACA TTCATATCTGCAATATCTATGgggaaggagacacacacactgcCCTGGATCTAAG GCCAGAAGAACGTCGCTTTGCTGTCTTCTCCATCGCTGTCTCCTCAGATGGACGAGAAGTACTAGGAGG AGCCAATGATGGCTGCCTGTATGTCTTTGACCGAGAACAAAACCGACGTACTCTTCAG ATTGAGTCTCATGAAGATGATGTGAATGCAGTGGCATTTGCTGACATAAGCTCTCAAATCCTGTTCTCTGGGGGAGACGATGCCATCTGCAAAGTGTGGGATCGACGCACCATGCGAGAGGATGATCCCAAGCCTGTGGGTGCACTGGCTGGTCACCAGGATGGCATCACCTTTATTGACAGCAAG GGTGATGCTCGGTATCTCATCTCCAACTCCAAAGACCAGACCATTAAGCTTTGGGATATTAGACGCTTTTCCAGCCGAGAAGGCATGGAAGCATCACGCCAGGCTGCCACACAGCAAAACTGGGACTATCGGTGGCAGCAGGTGCCCAAGAAAG CCTGGAAGAAGCTGAAGCTCCCGGGAGACAGCTCCTTAATGACCTACCGAGGCCACGGAGTGCTGCACACTCTCATCCGCTGCCGATTCTCCCCAGCACACAGCACTGGCCAGCAGTTCATCTACAGTGGCTGCTCCACTGGCAAAGTAGTGG TGTATGACCTCCTGAGCGGCCACATTGTGAAGAAGCTGACCAATCACAAGGCCTGTGTGCGGGATGTCAGTTGGCACCCCTTTGAAGAGAAGATTGTCAGCAGTTCG TGGGATGGGAACCTGCGTCTTTGGCAGTACCGCCAGGCTGAGTACTTCCAGGACGACATGCCAGAGTCTGAGAAATGCTCCAGCGCCCCGACTCCGGTGCCCTGCCCGTCTGTGGCCTTCTCCTCACCTCAGTAG